From Chromohalobacter canadensis, one genomic window encodes:
- a CDS encoding DUF2835 family protein encodes MPSLDIMLDLSLETCRYHYEGAMQTVIATSVDGRRVSFPATALRRIVMPDGAHGVFRLTFSEEGKFMSMVAVRRWEGSDT; translated from the coding sequence ATGCCGTCGTTGGATATCATGCTCGACCTTTCCCTTGAGACGTGTCGCTACCATTACGAAGGCGCCATGCAAACCGTGATCGCTACCAGTGTGGACGGGCGCCGGGTGAGCTTTCCCGCCACGGCACTGCGCCGCATCGTCATGCCGGATGGCGCGCACGGTGTGTTTAGGTTGACGTTCAGTGAGGAGGGCAAGTTCATGTCGATGGTGGCGGTAAGGCGTTGGGAGGGGAGTGATACGTAA
- a CDS encoding type II toxin-antitoxin system YhaV family toxin, translating into MSPLVINGWTIYAHSLFLAQVEALTDKVKRLQANDPVGYRAKPTTKRLAAIVKLALNDIPQDPSDPQYRQGNTLGTAHTHWQRAKFYQQYRLFFRYDLTSRIFIYAWVNDESTKRAYGSKYDAYAVFHKMLKSGNPPDSWDDLWEAASSDGERIQTLLGSNASR; encoded by the coding sequence ATGAGCCCGCTGGTGATCAACGGATGGACGATCTATGCACACTCACTCTTCCTGGCGCAGGTCGAGGCGCTAACCGACAAGGTGAAGCGGCTACAAGCGAATGACCCGGTGGGATACCGCGCCAAACCCACCACCAAACGTCTGGCAGCCATTGTTAAACTGGCCTTGAACGACATCCCACAAGATCCATCAGACCCACAGTATCGACAGGGGAACACGCTCGGAACAGCTCATACCCATTGGCAACGGGCAAAATTCTACCAACAGTACCGGCTATTCTTTCGTTACGACCTCACCAGCAGGATATTCATCTATGCCTGGGTCAACGACGAATCCACCAAACGTGCCTATGGCAGCAAGTACGACGCTTATGCTGTCTTCCACAAGATGCTTAAGAGCGGCAATCCACCGGATAGCTGGGATGACTTGTGGGAAGCGGCTAGCAGTGATGGCGAACGCATCCAAACGCTGTTGGGCTCGAACGCGTCACGATAA
- a CDS encoding HigA family addiction module antitoxin: protein MSMKNPPHPGRMLRRRIVPALNMSVTELAEKLGMSRNSVSRVLNEHAAISPDFAVRLESGGIGEAAHWLRMQAAHDLAEAKAKEKNHIERFAQTS from the coding sequence ATGTCGATGAAGAACCCTCCGCATCCGGGTAGGATGCTGCGGCGTCGCATCGTACCTGCCCTGAATATGAGTGTAACCGAGTTAGCGGAAAAGTTAGGCATGTCTCGCAACTCGGTGTCTCGAGTATTGAACGAGCACGCTGCCATTTCTCCAGATTTCGCCGTTCGCCTTGAGTCTGGCGGGATCGGTGAGGCAGCGCATTGGCTGCGCATGCAAGCCGCCCATGATCTCGCCGAGGCGAAAGCGAAAGAAAAAAACCACATCGAAAGATTCGCTCAGACCTCGTAA
- the flgA gene encoding flagellar basal body P-ring formation chaperone FlgA, protein MQRILNATRAFSLARLLRLVMVGLVLGLLAIAATPAALATPDDAIAQATRHFLMSQAASLGDDVDVELKSDTSRLPECRSPQPFLPREGVPQGRVMVGIRCNNDERVRYVQATVSASVRFLVAATALKRGERLSADMLDWERADVSRRPRNALDDPSQAIDKVVTQRLAQGMALRSDRLRQPYLVHRGEPVTLIAGGEGFSVTREGEALNNGGKGDSVRARMPDGDVLQGQVDARGRLAVRY, encoded by the coding sequence ATGCAGCGCATCCTCAACGCAACTCGGGCATTCAGCCTCGCGCGCCTACTCAGGCTCGTGATGGTCGGGCTCGTGCTGGGCCTGCTTGCGATAGCGGCAACGCCTGCAGCGCTAGCCACGCCGGATGACGCCATCGCCCAGGCCACCCGACACTTCCTGATGAGTCAGGCCGCCTCCCTGGGTGACGATGTCGACGTCGAGCTTAAAAGCGATACCTCGCGTCTTCCCGAGTGCCGCTCGCCGCAGCCATTTCTACCTCGTGAAGGCGTCCCGCAGGGACGGGTAATGGTCGGCATACGTTGCAACAACGATGAGCGGGTGCGCTATGTGCAGGCTACCGTCTCCGCCAGTGTGCGCTTTTTAGTGGCAGCCACGGCCCTTAAACGCGGTGAGCGCCTGAGCGCCGACATGCTCGACTGGGAGCGCGCCGATGTCTCGCGCCGCCCTCGCAATGCCCTGGATGACCCAAGCCAGGCCATCGACAAGGTCGTCACCCAGCGCCTCGCCCAAGGCATGGCCTTGCGCAGCGATAGGCTTCGCCAGCCCTATCTCGTTCATCGCGGTGAGCCCGTGACGCTTATCGCAGGCGGTGAGGGCTTTTCGGTGACGCGCGAAGGCGAAGCATTGAACAATGGCGGCAAAGGCGACTCGGTCCGCGCCCGCATGCCGGATGGAGACGTACTTCAAGGCCAGGTGGATGCGCGCGGAAGACTCGCAGTCCGTTACTGA
- a CDS encoding FliC/FljB family flagellin: MSVINTNITAMIGQQNLSQSQSALSTSMERLSSGLKINSAADDAAGQAIANRMSSQINGLGQAQSNANDGISVAQTTEGALNQVNDNLQRVRELTVQAQNGTNSAEDLSSIQDEIGQRLGEIDRISEETSFNGVDVLASDQEMSIQVGSEDGQTITMNLQEVNSETLGLGDFSVTGQTVNSENFGSTVSDGDTSVTASFDTSDLGPVTDSDTTLGNVSADGGLYEKSNGSGYVALADDGNYYDVDTSDASALTFSSSGTAIDSANVDTSSAVDSVQADVTLDTSSSLDSADLTEINDSEGNGTGEYLQDNGDGTYNMVSIATDGTATAGDEVSVDPLASLDSAISTVDSQRSELGAMQNRFDSAITNLSTTETNLSSARSRIEDADYADEVSNMTRNQILQQAGTSVLSQANQLPQNALSLLG, translated from the coding sequence ATGTCAGTGATCAATACGAACATCACGGCCATGATCGGCCAGCAGAACCTGAGCCAGTCACAGAGCGCTCTGTCCACGTCCATGGAGCGTCTGTCCTCGGGGTTGAAGATCAATAGCGCTGCGGATGATGCCGCCGGCCAGGCCATCGCCAACCGCATGAGCAGCCAGATCAACGGCCTCGGCCAGGCGCAGAGCAACGCCAACGACGGCATCTCTGTCGCCCAGACCACCGAAGGCGCCCTGAACCAGGTCAACGACAACCTGCAGCGCGTTCGTGAGCTGACGGTTCAGGCCCAAAACGGCACCAACAGTGCAGAAGACCTGAGTTCCATTCAAGACGAGATCGGCCAGCGTCTGGGCGAAATCGACCGCATCTCCGAAGAGACTAGCTTCAATGGCGTCGATGTTCTCGCCAGCGACCAGGAAATGTCCATTCAGGTTGGTTCAGAAGATGGCCAGACCATCACCATGAACCTCCAGGAAGTCAATTCCGAGACACTGGGACTAGGTGACTTCAGCGTCACAGGCCAAACAGTTAACTCGGAAAACTTCGGTAGCACTGTTTCTGACGGTGACACCAGCGTTACTGCCAGCTTTGATACTTCCGACCTTGGCCCTGTGACAGACTCTGACACAACTCTTGGTAATGTTTCCGCCGACGGCGGCCTTTACGAGAAATCGAATGGCTCAGGTTATGTGGCACTTGCGGATGACGGTAACTACTATGATGTCGACACAAGTGATGCTAGCGCCTTAACTTTCAGCAGTTCAGGCACCGCTATTGATTCTGCTAATGTCGATACCTCTAGCGCAGTTGATAGCGTTCAGGCCGACGTCACTCTCGACACTTCTTCTAGCCTGGATAGCGCTGATCTTACCGAGATTAACGATTCCGAAGGCAACGGTACCGGTGAGTACCTGCAAGACAATGGTGATGGTACCTACAATATGGTGTCTATCGCTACAGATGGTACCGCAACTGCTGGTGACGAAGTTAGTGTGGACCCATTGGCGTCTCTAGACTCTGCGATTAGCACCGTAGATAGCCAGCGCTCCGAGCTAGGTGCCATGCAGAACCGCTTCGATTCCGCCATTACTAACCTGAGCACGACCGAGACCAACCTCTCTTCCGCACGCTCGCGCATCGAAGATGCCGACTACGCGGATGAAGTCTCCAACATGACGCGTAACCAGATTCTGCAACAGGCCGGCACTTCCGTGCTGTCCCAGGCTAACCAGCTGCCGCAGAACGCCCTGTCACTGCTGGGGTAA
- a CDS encoding type II toxin-antitoxin system PrlF family antitoxin — MNTAIEDDSTLTDRYQTTVPASVRRALKLKRRDRIHYTVRPNGEVVLSRASDEPSQDPVVASFLAFLERDLQAHPENIRPVAAGTFAEAERLTSGIELDLDEALPEDDDDA; from the coding sequence ATGAACACAGCCATTGAGGATGATTCCACCCTGACGGATCGCTACCAGACGACTGTGCCGGCATCGGTTCGACGTGCACTGAAGCTGAAGCGCCGCGACCGGATTCACTACACGGTCCGCCCCAATGGGGAGGTGGTGCTCTCCCGTGCCAGCGATGAGCCCAGCCAAGATCCCGTGGTGGCTAGCTTCTTGGCATTCCTGGAACGCGATCTACAGGCGCATCCGGAAAATATTCGTCCTGTCGCTGCTGGCACCTTTGCTGAGGCTGAACGCCTGACCTCAGGCATCGAGTTAGACCTCGATGAGGCACTACCAGAAGACGATGACGACGCATGA
- a CDS encoding helix-turn-helix domain-containing protein, producing the protein MRLSLSTAADVQEELAQAVRARRRELKWSRQRLAEQSGVPAPTIKKFETTGQISLRQFLLLWQCVDRLERVSTLAETPTQTPRSIEEVLSDE; encoded by the coding sequence ATGCGACTGTCACTGAGCACGGCGGCGGACGTACAAGAAGAACTGGCTCAGGCTGTGCGCGCTCGCCGCCGGGAACTTAAATGGTCTCGCCAGCGCCTGGCGGAACAAAGCGGCGTGCCGGCCCCCACGATCAAGAAATTCGAGACGACAGGGCAGATCTCGCTGCGCCAGTTTCTGCTGCTATGGCAGTGTGTCGACCGGCTGGAGCGTGTCTCCACACTAGCCGAGACGCCGACACAAACGCCCCGCAGCATCGAAGAGGTGCTTTCTGATGAGTGA
- the flgB gene encoding flagellar basal body rod protein FlgB: protein MIDKLSGYLDHHQEALSLRHERQKVLANNIANADTPNYKARDFDFSAELDRAMESGGSGREGGLSLATTSARHIPAQASGGGGVQDLLYRVPEQPSLDGNTVDMDRERAAFADNAARYQANTTILTSKIQGIKGAMQPER, encoded by the coding sequence ATGATCGACAAGCTTTCAGGCTACCTGGACCACCACCAGGAGGCACTTAGCCTTCGCCACGAGCGCCAGAAGGTATTGGCCAATAATATCGCCAATGCCGATACGCCGAATTACAAGGCGCGCGATTTCGACTTCTCGGCGGAACTGGACCGCGCCATGGAATCCGGTGGGAGCGGCCGGGAGGGCGGCTTGTCGCTCGCCACGACGTCCGCGCGTCACATTCCCGCGCAGGCGTCGGGCGGCGGCGGTGTCCAAGATTTATTGTACCGCGTTCCTGAGCAGCCGAGCCTGGATGGCAACACCGTTGATATGGATCGCGAGCGCGCTGCGTTCGCCGACAATGCGGCGCGCTATCAGGCCAATACGACGATTTTGACTAGCAAAATCCAGGGCATCAAAGGTGCCATGCAGCCTGAAAGGTAA
- a CDS encoding adenosine deaminase: protein MTTWLRELPKAELHLHIEGTLEPELMFALADRNGVTLPYDSVEAVRAAYDFEDLPSFLNLYYQGMGVLHTQADFFDLAMAYFARAREDGVAHVELSFDPQAHLVRGVPLEAPFEGLLAACREADSRYGISSALIMSFLRDRDPVEALEVFEQAAPWHSMIDAVGLDSAERDHPPGRFAKVFARARALGIPGVAHAGEEGSAAYIREAWETLEVCRIDHGVRCLEDADLVAMLRERQIPLTVCPLSNVKLKVTPTLTEHPLPALREAGLNVTLNSDDPAYFGGGMLDNYVACHDAFGWTRDDFIDMTRNAVQAAFMAEERREALLERLA, encoded by the coding sequence ATGACGACCTGGCTGCGCGAGCTGCCCAAGGCGGAGCTGCATCTACATATCGAAGGCACGCTGGAGCCGGAGCTGATGTTTGCTCTGGCGGATCGCAATGGCGTGACGCTGCCATACGATTCGGTGGAGGCGGTGCGCGCGGCGTACGATTTCGAGGATCTGCCGTCGTTTCTGAATTTGTATTACCAGGGCATGGGTGTGCTGCATACGCAGGCGGATTTCTTCGATCTGGCGATGGCGTATTTTGCTCGCGCGCGGGAAGACGGCGTGGCGCATGTCGAGCTGTCGTTCGACCCGCAGGCGCATCTAGTGCGCGGCGTGCCGCTCGAGGCACCGTTCGAGGGACTGCTGGCGGCATGCCGCGAGGCCGATTCGCGTTACGGAATTTCCTCGGCGCTGATCATGAGCTTTCTGCGCGATCGCGACCCCGTCGAGGCGTTGGAGGTGTTCGAACAAGCGGCGCCTTGGCACTCGATGATCGACGCGGTGGGGCTGGATAGCGCCGAGCGCGATCATCCCCCGGGGCGGTTCGCCAAGGTGTTCGCACGGGCGCGGGCGTTGGGGATTCCCGGCGTGGCGCATGCGGGGGAAGAGGGGTCTGCCGCGTATATCCGCGAAGCCTGGGAAACGCTCGAGGTATGCCGGATCGATCACGGTGTACGCTGCCTGGAAGACGCCGACCTGGTGGCGATGCTGCGTGAGCGCCAAATACCCCTGACGGTGTGCCCGCTTTCCAACGTCAAGCTCAAGGTCACGCCCACGCTCACCGAGCACCCGCTGCCGGCTCTGCGCGAGGCGGGTTTGAACGTTACCCTCAACTCCGACGATCCCGCCTATTTCGGCGGCGGCATGCTGGATAACTACGTTGCCTGTCACGATGCCTTCGGCTGGACGCGAGACGACTTCATCGACATGACCCGCAATGCCGTGCAAGCCGCCTTCATGGCTGAAGAAAGGCGCGAGGCGCTGCTGGAACGACTGGCTTGA
- a CDS encoding putative bifunctional diguanylate cyclase/phosphodiesterase has product MLDELRLMEAQQEVHERIAQEAPLGETLDAIAHWIEVLLPEAIVAFMHFDPQQQTLSLNPTQRFAPAYQARLQKVPIGPDAPSFGYAAYRRQPVVTEDIRTDPRWAAFRDAAEREGLRACYSNPVITASGELLGTFGTYFRQPFHITDTSRRRLGQAAALVALAIIRDRDASKHRALAEWHRSLFVNHPDGVYAFDLEGRFQRGNAALTRITGYSEEALIGHHFNEFVEPAYHAFTQASFDAARQGGSRQYETMGIHQEGHAYHLEILNFPVSVDGEIVGVYGICRDITRRREQEAQLAYQATHDLLTRLHNRTAFDERLEEAFGVEGNPLVVMHLDLDGFKTVNDGLGHRIGNQLLAAVAERLQHVIGQDDTVARLTGDEFALLLPRLDDCQAGIDMAERVLNALSTPFQIEGKPIHISASIGIACNCDAVECPHELMQQADLAMADAKQKGRNIWHWYQGNERQITEASVLLRHDLHTALHDDQFELYYQPIVEAASGRICGLEALIRWHHPEKGMISPGVFIPLAEQTGQIIPLGRWILRRVCQDAAAMQMTGERVVPVAVNISSLQFRRTGFLEDVQQALHASGLPPEYLELEVTESVLLDGAEQAIELIDHLKALGIKVALDDFGTGFSSLSYLRDLPIHKVKLDRAFIKDITTNRRDAAIVQGIIDMAHHLDLVVVAEGIEERAQQQDLSQRNCDLLQGFLFAKPMPRGAVMGLPDRLPET; this is encoded by the coding sequence TTGCTCGATGAATTGCGACTGATGGAGGCACAGCAGGAAGTCCACGAGCGGATCGCCCAAGAAGCGCCGCTCGGCGAGACATTGGATGCCATCGCCCACTGGATCGAGGTGTTGCTGCCGGAAGCCATTGTGGCTTTCATGCATTTCGATCCCCAGCAGCAGACGCTGAGCCTCAACCCGACCCAGCGTTTTGCTCCGGCCTACCAGGCACGACTCCAGAAGGTTCCGATCGGCCCCGATGCCCCCTCCTTCGGCTATGCAGCTTATCGTCGACAACCAGTGGTCACGGAAGACATCCGCACGGACCCTCGCTGGGCAGCATTCCGCGATGCCGCTGAACGTGAGGGGCTACGTGCCTGCTACTCGAATCCTGTGATAACCGCCAGCGGGGAGCTACTCGGCACCTTCGGTACCTACTTCCGGCAGCCCTTTCATATCACCGACACGAGTCGACGCCGCTTGGGACAGGCCGCCGCGCTGGTGGCCTTGGCCATCATCCGAGATCGCGACGCTTCCAAACATCGTGCCCTTGCGGAGTGGCACCGCTCATTGTTTGTGAACCATCCCGATGGCGTCTATGCCTTCGACCTGGAAGGCCGCTTCCAACGCGGTAACGCCGCATTGACCCGCATCACAGGCTACTCGGAGGAGGCGCTGATCGGTCATCACTTCAACGAGTTCGTTGAGCCGGCCTATCACGCATTCACCCAAGCCAGTTTCGATGCCGCCAGACAGGGCGGCTCTCGCCAGTACGAGACCATGGGCATACACCAGGAGGGGCATGCCTACCATCTGGAAATACTGAACTTTCCTGTGTCCGTGGATGGCGAGATTGTCGGCGTCTACGGGATCTGCCGCGACATCACCCGGCGACGTGAACAAGAGGCCCAACTCGCCTACCAGGCGACCCACGACCTGTTGACCCGCCTGCACAACCGCACTGCATTCGATGAACGTCTGGAAGAGGCATTCGGGGTGGAAGGCAACCCGCTGGTGGTCATGCATCTCGACCTGGACGGTTTCAAGACAGTCAACGACGGGCTGGGGCACCGTATCGGCAACCAGCTACTAGCGGCAGTGGCCGAGCGGCTACAACACGTGATTGGCCAGGACGATACCGTGGCCCGCCTCACCGGTGACGAATTTGCCCTGCTGTTGCCTCGTCTCGATGACTGCCAGGCCGGGATCGATATGGCCGAGAGAGTGCTCAATGCCCTGTCGACGCCTTTTCAGATTGAAGGTAAGCCCATTCATATCAGTGCCAGTATCGGTATCGCTTGCAACTGCGACGCTGTGGAATGCCCCCACGAGCTGATGCAGCAGGCTGATCTGGCCATGGCGGACGCCAAGCAGAAGGGCCGCAACATTTGGCACTGGTATCAAGGCAACGAGCGGCAAATCACCGAAGCCTCGGTGCTATTGCGGCACGACCTGCACACGGCGTTACACGATGACCAGTTCGAACTCTACTACCAGCCTATCGTAGAGGCAGCGAGCGGCCGAATCTGTGGACTGGAGGCGCTGATTCGCTGGCATCATCCCGAGAAAGGCATGATTTCGCCAGGCGTGTTTATCCCGCTGGCCGAGCAGACGGGCCAGATCATTCCGCTGGGGCGCTGGATATTGCGTCGCGTCTGCCAGGATGCCGCAGCCATGCAGATGACCGGTGAACGCGTAGTGCCGGTGGCCGTCAACATTTCGTCGCTGCAATTTCGGCGCACAGGGTTTCTTGAGGATGTACAGCAAGCACTGCATGCCTCGGGGCTGCCCCCCGAGTATCTGGAGCTGGAAGTCACAGAGAGCGTGTTACTGGACGGTGCCGAACAGGCCATCGAACTGATCGATCACCTCAAGGCGCTGGGCATCAAGGTGGCGCTCGATGATTTCGGTACGGGCTTTTCCAGCCTGAGTTACCTGCGTGACCTGCCGATTCATAAGGTCAAGTTGGATCGTGCCTTCATCAAGGACATCACTACCAACCGGCGCGATGCCGCCATCGTGCAGGGGATCATCGACATGGCACACCACCTGGACCTGGTAGTAGTCGCCGAGGGCATAGAGGAACGCGCACAGCAGCAGGATTTGAGCCAGCGCAACTGCGACCTGCTACAGGGCTTCCTCTTCGCCAAGCCCATGCCACGAGGGGCTGTCATGGGGCTGCCTGATCGGTTACCTGAGACCTGA
- the flgM gene encoding flagellar biosynthesis anti-sigma factor FlgM: MKISNLHPPTQAAQTEQSDAAQRTPRGGDAAQTNAPASTTTLSQSNEADTSQDIDTARVDEIRQAISEGQMELDTGKIADGLIDSVRDMLGDTSAR; the protein is encoded by the coding sequence GTGAAAATTTCCAACCTACATCCGCCGACTCAGGCCGCCCAGACTGAGCAGAGTGACGCCGCCCAGCGTACACCTCGCGGTGGTGACGCCGCGCAAACCAACGCGCCGGCCAGCACCACCACGCTGAGTCAAAGCAATGAAGCTGACACCAGCCAGGACATCGATACCGCTCGTGTCGACGAGATCCGCCAGGCTATCAGCGAAGGCCAGATGGAACTCGACACCGGCAAGATCGCCGATGGCTTGATCGACAGTGTCCGCGACATGCTCGGCGACACGTCGGCCCGCTAA
- a CDS encoding flagella synthesis protein FlgN yields MSLAETLDRQLDAMQRFVTLLREERQSLSQGEVDGPELERLAEAKSQVAAELETLDAERRRLLHEQGHGESRQSAERAATEVQRQDSWHQLRTIGEEARQLNRINGLLAMNRMEQNQRMLNFLKEAAGSTMYEADGRSRHKGLNRISSRV; encoded by the coding sequence ATGTCGCTCGCCGAAACCCTGGATCGCCAACTCGACGCCATGCAGCGCTTTGTCACCTTGCTGCGCGAGGAACGGCAGTCCTTGTCCCAGGGCGAGGTCGACGGTCCCGAGCTGGAACGTCTAGCCGAGGCGAAGTCCCAAGTCGCCGCCGAGCTGGAAACGCTCGACGCTGAGCGCCGCCGCCTTCTGCATGAACAAGGCCACGGCGAAAGCCGTCAAAGCGCCGAGCGCGCTGCCACCGAGGTACAGCGACAAGACAGCTGGCATCAGCTGCGCACCATCGGCGAAGAGGCGCGCCAGCTCAACCGCATCAACGGCTTGCTGGCCATGAACCGCATGGAGCAGAACCAGCGCATGCTCAACTTCCTGAAGGAAGCCGCAGGCAGCACGATGTACGAAGCCGACGGGCGCTCACGCCACAAGGGACTCAACCGCATCAGCTCCCGCGTATAG
- a CDS encoding type II toxin-antitoxin system HicB family antitoxin → MTNALKYQGYTARIEFDAEDEVFVGRVLGIADRISFHGESVAELTEAFHVAVDHYLEDCRVTGREPLKPASGRVMLRIPPEVHAAANVAAQASGKSLNQWATDAIAQAAGETAHP, encoded by the coding sequence ATGACTAATGCACTCAAATACCAAGGTTATACCGCGCGCATCGAGTTCGATGCTGAAGATGAGGTATTCGTAGGCCGCGTGCTCGGGATTGCCGACCGCATCAGCTTCCATGGTGAAAGCGTCGCCGAGCTGACCGAGGCTTTTCATGTGGCGGTTGACCACTATCTGGAAGACTGCCGTGTGACAGGGCGTGAACCTCTGAAGCCGGCATCCGGTCGCGTGATGCTGCGCATTCCCCCCGAAGTGCACGCCGCCGCCAACGTAGCGGCCCAGGCCTCCGGCAAGAGCCTCAACCAGTGGGCTACCGATGCCATCGCCCAGGCCGCTGGCGAGACGGCTCACCCCTGA
- a CDS encoding type II toxin-antitoxin system YafO family toxin gives MHKSIQIDTHSLFDQALSDLSERYPSLQLDILNSFYTYVSSETADLPETFGRDSIFNEPYLAQRAKLRHLHICLPPSTFDVNRCQQDRKNPLGDPENDVFLVYVRHEFYEHRFLIVALLQPDAHALARDTEVMKQLGYIAQEFQDS, from the coding sequence ATGCACAAGTCCATTCAGATCGACACGCATTCCCTCTTTGATCAAGCATTGAGTGACTTGTCGGAAAGGTATCCTTCCCTTCAGCTGGATATTCTGAATAGCTTCTACACTTACGTTTCGTCTGAAACCGCCGACTTGCCAGAAACGTTCGGTCGTGACTCGATCTTCAACGAACCATACCTGGCACAACGGGCAAAACTGAGGCATCTGCACATCTGCCTGCCGCCGAGCACGTTCGATGTCAACCGGTGCCAACAAGACCGAAAAAACCCACTAGGCGACCCTGAGAACGACGTGTTTTTGGTGTATGTTCGCCACGAGTTTTACGAGCACCGATTTTTGATCGTGGCGCTACTCCAACCCGATGCTCATGCGCTGGCGCGCGACACCGAGGTAATGAAGCAACTCGGCTACATCGCCCAGGAATTTCAAGATAGTTAG
- the flgC gene encoding flagellar basal body rod protein FlgC, with amino-acid sequence MSMFSIFDISSSAMSAQSQRMNATASNMANADSVAGPDGEPYRAKHVMFQAQSQGGSELGGVRATEVVEDDAPPRMEYRPEHPLADEEGYVAMPNVNPVDEMVDMIAASRSYQANVEVMNTSKSLLSQTLTIGQG; translated from the coding sequence ATGTCCATGTTCAGTATTTTCGATATTTCCTCCTCGGCGATGAGTGCGCAGTCCCAGCGCATGAATGCCACCGCCAGCAACATGGCCAACGCCGATAGCGTGGCCGGTCCCGATGGCGAGCCGTATCGCGCCAAGCATGTGATGTTTCAGGCGCAGTCCCAGGGTGGCAGCGAGCTGGGCGGTGTGCGCGCGACCGAGGTGGTCGAGGACGATGCGCCACCGCGCATGGAATACCGCCCCGAGCATCCCCTGGCGGATGAAGAGGGCTACGTGGCCATGCCCAACGTCAATCCGGTCGATGAAATGGTCGATATGATCGCGGCATCGCGTTCTTACCAGGCCAACGTCGAGGTCATGAACACCAGTAAGTCGCTGTTGAGTCAGACGCTCACCATCGGACAAGGTTAA